Proteins encoded within one genomic window of Flavobacterium sp. NG2:
- a CDS encoding RagB/SusD family nutrient uptake outer membrane protein — MKKYILLSLIVLSLTACNSDLLDTTPKTSIPEAEAYSTPSKILAQVNNLYRLLQNQSFYGGRYLVFNEQRADEFGQSDGNAAAGSAVWNQNVASTNDFVNNVWSVGYTAINASNILISKLEGTTVVSENLAKNYIAEAKFVRALAYFSLIQTYAKPYALDKNGLGLPLRLTPITSAGNNDLARSTIEEIYNQILKDLNEAETDLPTEYTTSLLNTSRAKKVTAIALKTRVYLVQNNFDKVIEEGQKIISINAPYQYNTGNLTQKLEPTYNAIFTGSYTGPEAIFSIPFANSTTETPTAQSSLAFTYLGQPILYLATEGIANDPALNTTDDSRASLIIKNSANQKLLKKFSLATAPFRDYVPVLRYAEVLLNYAEAKAQNNDLATATSLLQAVRNRSNPSFVFPTTAINTKEALLQTLSTERRIEFLGEGLRLMDLQRNLQTLPAKKGAIGTAPLVLVSSSNYIWPIPSGELSTNKLIVPNP, encoded by the coding sequence ATGAAAAAATATATTTTACTTAGTCTCATCGTTTTGTCTTTAACCGCTTGCAATAGTGACTTGCTAGACACCACGCCCAAAACCAGTATCCCCGAAGCAGAAGCCTATAGTACTCCAAGCAAGATTTTGGCACAAGTCAATAATTTGTACCGTTTGCTCCAAAACCAAAGTTTTTATGGCGGTCGTTACCTCGTTTTTAACGAGCAACGCGCTGATGAATTTGGACAAAGTGACGGAAACGCCGCCGCAGGTTCAGCGGTGTGGAATCAAAACGTGGCCTCGACCAATGATTTTGTCAATAATGTGTGGTCTGTGGGGTATACCGCTATCAATGCGTCCAATATTTTGATTAGCAAATTAGAAGGAACCACTGTTGTCTCTGAAAATCTAGCCAAAAATTACATTGCCGAGGCCAAGTTTGTTCGTGCCTTGGCCTATTTCAGTCTCATTCAAACCTATGCTAAACCCTATGCTTTGGACAAAAATGGTTTGGGCTTGCCCTTGCGACTTACACCCATTACATCCGCAGGGAATAACGACTTAGCACGCAGCACCATTGAAGAAATTTACAACCAAATCCTAAAAGATTTAAACGAAGCCGAAACCGATTTACCAACTGAGTACACCACCAGTTTACTCAACACCTCAAGAGCCAAAAAAGTAACAGCCATCGCCCTAAAAACAAGAGTGTATCTTGTTCAAAACAACTTTGACAAAGTCATCGAAGAAGGACAGAAGATTATTTCAATCAATGCACCTTACCAATACAATACAGGGAATTTGACCCAAAAATTAGAGCCAACATACAATGCCATTTTTACAGGAAGTTACACTGGTCCTGAAGCTATTTTTTCCATCCCTTTTGCCAATAGTACCACCGAAACACCTACTGCCCAGAGTTCTCTAGCTTTTACCTACTTGGGACAACCTATTTTGTACCTTGCTACAGAGGGAATTGCTAACGATCCCGCACTCAATACCACCGATGATTCTCGCGCCAGTTTGATTATAAAAAACAGTGCCAACCAAAAGTTACTTAAAAAATTCAGCCTCGCCACAGCCCCTTTTAGAGATTACGTACCCGTACTGCGTTATGCCGAAGTCTTACTAAATTATGCTGAAGCCAAAGCCCAAAACAATGATCTCGCCACAGCAACATCCCTTTTACAAGCCGTGCGCAACCGTTCAAATCCAAGCTTCGTTTTTCCTACTACCGCCATCAATACAAAGGAAGCCCTACTACAAACCCTCAGTACCGAAAGACGCATCGAGTTCCTAGGCGAAGGCCTCCGCTTAATGGATTTACAACGCAACCTCCAAACCCTACCCGCCAAAAAAGGCGCCATAGGAACCGCACCCTTAGTTTTAGTATCCAGCAGCAACTACATTTGGCCCATCCCAAGTGGCGAACTATCCACCAACAAATTGATTGTACCTAATCCTTAA
- a CDS encoding SusC/RagA family TonB-linked outer membrane protein, with the protein MKAISILKIWKGIPVRFRIFLYFFILSSNSLFAQEIVLKGSVTSIKNTALENVVVSIDGENERTLTNNNGVFSIRTHAVLPLKLKFDLDGYHSKEIHLKTSEFVSIVLNVKNNTLDEVVVSSGYSVQKKVDFTGSVATVTAKQLQNRPATSFDQLLGGQATGVDVIQPSGILNSTPVLRIRGLNTITSGLFPLVVIDGVSAFVGSIGGMAGNNPLSDINPNDIQSIDVLKDASAAAIYGSRAANGVIVITTKRGKIGKTKFNYDTWYSVNTPYNLPKLLDAEDYVMIKNEALVNAGKAPGYFLSKNPDGSTVDTNWYDVAYRPGFSSNHNISVSGANETTDYFFSAGYTHQNSFIKNNSFERYCSRLNINHQLNNFIKVGANLSYSNGTNLSPNTGAITSNSTASSAYNTEYITNEPLGRMTYVLPPNVPVYNADGSYSIQNGTSVGYGANIPSIIGTINAYNLAMVQNLDVNSSENNAFLGSVYGEFDLIKNIKFKTSLGLNNLQVANSSFLNPIHGGGASSIGVATNIQTKYLRSDWTNLLSYNSQFSLNHHLNVLLGQEQIKTTTNSWGAMQSNMTDASYTNYQGSFINISPIGNVYAQNGLLSYFTNINYNFKQKYFFSLNFRRDGLSALADGNKYGNFGSGSASWNLSQERFYANSRLSQIVNNLKIRASYGIVGNSQIGDYPAIGTYNSATYGGSPSLGYSQTANPNLKWETSSKFDLGFNFSVADNRITVEFDYYKNTIKDLILQAPQALSAGIPNNAISTNSGGMYNQGIELGINALVLNNTDFKWNLGLNLSTLKNRVTDLANDVFVPSVFGVQNMTRQGHSIGSIFAVPTKGVNPDNGQMVFINSQGKEVQYNHIGSPKWTYLDGSAAPAIDNYTDGLIQGPSLPTVFGGVNNTFKYKNFDLNVNFTFASGNKLYNGTRATNSDQRYFNNGEFIKDRWTTPGQITDIQKLYYGDNVSAGFSFTSTSKVEDGSYLKLKNIALGYHVPIKETFLRNSLSTIYVYLQASNLYTWTKYRGSDPEISINGNSINSGKDQNVPPNAQAFTFGVNVGF; encoded by the coding sequence ATGAAAGCTATTTCTATATTGAAAATCTGGAAAGGCATTCCAGTTCGTTTTCGAATTTTTTTATACTTTTTTATCCTCTCTTCAAATTCCCTTTTTGCTCAAGAAATAGTTTTAAAAGGAAGTGTAACTTCAATTAAAAACACAGCCTTAGAAAATGTAGTAGTCTCTATTGACGGGGAAAATGAAAGGACTTTAACTAATAATAACGGTGTTTTTTCTATTCGTACACACGCTGTTTTACCATTGAAATTAAAGTTCGATTTAGACGGATATCATTCTAAAGAAATCCATTTAAAAACCTCTGAATTTGTTAGCATAGTGCTGAATGTAAAAAACAACACACTAGACGAAGTAGTGGTGTCCAGTGGCTATTCAGTTCAAAAGAAAGTTGATTTTACAGGATCGGTAGCAACAGTAACAGCAAAACAACTACAAAATCGTCCAGCTACAAGTTTTGATCAGTTGCTAGGAGGTCAAGCAACAGGAGTTGATGTTATACAGCCATCAGGAATCCTTAACAGCACTCCTGTTTTAAGGATTCGCGGACTTAACACTATCACGTCAGGGCTATTCCCTTTGGTAGTTATTGATGGTGTGAGTGCTTTTGTGGGATCGATAGGCGGAATGGCAGGAAATAATCCATTGTCCGATATTAACCCTAATGATATTCAAAGCATTGATGTGCTCAAAGATGCTTCTGCGGCCGCTATTTATGGCTCAAGAGCAGCTAACGGTGTTATTGTAATCACAACCAAAAGAGGTAAAATAGGAAAAACAAAATTTAATTACGACACTTGGTACAGTGTCAATACGCCTTATAATTTACCTAAATTATTAGATGCTGAAGATTATGTAATGATAAAAAATGAAGCTTTGGTCAATGCTGGAAAAGCACCAGGTTACTTTTTATCTAAAAACCCTGATGGAAGTACTGTGGATACCAATTGGTATGATGTAGCTTATAGACCTGGTTTTTCAAGCAATCATAACATTAGTGTTTCAGGTGCCAATGAAACAACGGATTATTTTTTCTCGGCAGGCTATACCCATCAAAATAGTTTTATCAAGAACAATTCATTCGAACGTTATTGTTCAAGATTAAACATCAATCACCAGCTCAATAATTTTATAAAAGTAGGCGCGAATTTATCGTATAGTAACGGAACAAATTTAAGTCCTAATACAGGAGCTATTACTAGTAATTCAACCGCTTCGTCCGCTTATAATACGGAATATATTACCAATGAACCTTTGGGACGTATGACGTATGTCCTGCCGCCAAATGTACCTGTGTACAATGCGGATGGTTCGTATAGTATTCAAAACGGGACTAGCGTAGGGTATGGTGCTAATATTCCTTCGATTATTGGTACAATCAATGCGTATAATTTAGCAATGGTACAAAATCTTGATGTAAATTCCTCAGAGAATAATGCATTTCTAGGGAGTGTTTATGGTGAATTTGATTTGATCAAAAACATAAAATTCAAAACCAGTTTAGGGCTTAATAACTTGCAGGTAGCTAATAGTTCCTTTTTAAATCCCATTCATGGTGGTGGCGCCTCTTCAATTGGAGTGGCAACCAATATTCAAACCAAATATTTACGTAGCGATTGGACAAACTTATTGAGTTATAATTCACAGTTTAGTCTCAATCATCATCTAAATGTATTGTTAGGACAAGAGCAAATAAAAACTACAACAAACAGTTGGGGAGCAATGCAGAGCAATATGACGGATGCTTCCTATACTAATTATCAAGGATCATTTATCAATATTTCGCCTATTGGGAATGTATATGCTCAGAATGGTTTGTTGTCCTATTTTACCAATATAAATTACAATTTTAAACAAAAGTATTTCTTTAGTCTTAATTTCCGTCGTGACGGACTTTCGGCTTTGGCTGATGGAAATAAATACGGAAATTTTGGTAGTGGTTCAGCTAGTTGGAATCTTAGTCAAGAACGTTTTTATGCAAACAGTCGTTTGAGTCAAATAGTCAATAATCTAAAAATACGTGCAAGTTATGGTATTGTGGGTAATAGCCAGATAGGGGATTACCCAGCCATTGGAACTTATAATTCGGCTACGTATGGAGGCAGTCCTTCGCTAGGATATTCACAAACGGCTAATCCTAATTTGAAATGGGAAACGAGTTCAAAATTCGATTTGGGATTTAATTTTTCCGTAGCTGACAATCGCATCACGGTCGAATTCGATTATTATAAAAACACCATTAAGGATTTGATCCTACAAGCTCCGCAAGCACTATCGGCAGGAATACCTAATAATGCCATTAGTACAAATAGTGGAGGCATGTACAATCAAGGAATTGAGTTAGGAATTAATGCTTTGGTCCTCAATAACACGGATTTCAAATGGAATCTAGGACTGAATTTATCCACACTCAAAAACCGAGTAACTGATTTGGCTAATGATGTTTTTGTACCCAGTGTTTTTGGAGTTCAAAACATGACACGGCAAGGGCATTCCATAGGATCTATATTTGCCGTTCCTACCAAAGGTGTGAACCCAGATAACGGACAAATGGTTTTCATTAATAGCCAAGGAAAAGAAGTTCAGTACAACCATATTGGTTCCCCAAAATGGACCTATCTTGATGGTTCAGCGGCGCCTGCGATTGATAATTATACGGATGGACTGATACAAGGGCCATCTTTACCAACCGTTTTTGGAGGAGTCAACAATACGTTCAAATACAAGAATTTTGATTTGAATGTCAATTTTACTTTTGCTTCGGGCAATAAATTATACAATGGTACTCGTGCCACCAACTCAGATCAACGTTATTTTAACAACGGAGAATTCATCAAAGACCGATGGACAACCCCTGGACAAATTACGGATATTCAAAAATTGTATTATGGTGATAATGTCTCCGCAGGATTTTCATTTACCAGCACTTCAAAAGTCGAAGATGGGTCGTACTTAAAACTCAAAAACATCGCTCTTGGTTATCACGTTCCTATCAAAGAAACATTTTTAAGAAACAGTCTCAGCACCATTTATGTGTATTTACAAGCCAGTAATTTGTACACTTGGACAAAATATCGAGGCTCAGATCCAGAGATTTCTATCAACGGAAATTCCATCAATTCAGGAAAAGACCAAAACGTTCCACCCAATGCCCAAGCCTTTACTTTTGGGGTAAATGTTGGTTTTTAA